A stretch of DNA from Maniola hyperantus chromosome 14, iAphHyp1.2, whole genome shotgun sequence:
aggtaagttCATGAATGTTTTATCAttatgttataagtcccgcaaattgataaggcgcgtggccgccatttaagtgacgtcagcactagactgaagtttcgagcgaatggtatatttttatttcgactgacgtcaaaatgacgtcatttcgatgttaatgagacatggttccagcgcaataacaatttgcgggacttatacattgGAAAGTGATGTGCAACTTAACATAGAGCAAGTAGGTGGGTACTCTATTAAATTTGCTTTGATTGAAGAAAGAATTCTGGAAATATTATCAAAATCCCTTAGAGTAGAGATTTTCGCCTATAAACTTTAAACTGAAAGCCTCATAAAGCCCATGATTAATCTCCTCATAACCTCGAAACGTTGTATCTGCAATACATACATGGCATTCTAATTAATAGCCAGCAATACGTTTTCATTGAGCCAATTTGTGTTGACGCAATACTTAGGTAATGAGATTATCTTGATAACAATGTTACTTGGAAAGACGTGTCTCGAATAAGGTTATTTCTTAATAGGTTTAGTGGACAACAAGCTTTTGTGGTGGCGGGttttgtaggtaaataattCTTATGTAGTGGATTCATAAAAAAACTTTGTTTTCTTTAAGCCACTGCATTTTTCACGTCGTAATAAAACTGCCTgtcgtaataaaaaatatttaggggaggggaaataaaaaaatcaattaagtaTATCGCCTCACATAAATTTATTTCTTCATATACATTATGTATAATTTTGCGAATCCATCGTGTCCCGAGACGCAGCGCGggaaaatttaattctttttataaaataatcatCGTCTACGAACTCCTACTAAATACATTCACACACCGTCCCACCATATTGCgtccgccattttaatttttgcattaaaatatattgaagCTATGGTAACACGGTACCAACATTAGCAATTCAAAATATACAAAACGCAAGGCGGCTACTTGATTCCGGATTGCAACATtgaatacattaaaaataatgcaATTTAACATGTACATTTTTAAGTTAATTACATCTGGGGgaactaaaattattatgttcGAAAAGTAAACATCTCGTTTAAATATATTTgtcgattttattaatttcttattgtttataaaaatacataacctacatttttgtttttggcAAAAATAATCTTCCTATAACACTGTTTAGGTTTATTCAccatatagaaaaaaaacaataattttggtTCCCCACTTAACCAGACACTGTCaaattacttaaacttaatacttactataataaaagaaaattacaattacaaaatCTGTATGAAAATCATCATTATAGTTCATATAGTATCTAGCTGCATAGAAgacaaaaattacataataaaaattaataaagaacACATGGAAAAACGTAGTAAATCAGTCTTTTACATACATACAACTTAACATTGGATACGAACTTGATTTGCATTTAACAcattattttgtactaaaaatGGAATTACATACATACAGCACCTCTTTATGGCATAATGGTTTTGGTTAAGTATTCGTATTACCAATACTGTATCAAATCACGACCTAAGGAAAATTCACACTTAAGAATTACATTTTAATATGAACACTGTCTACAAGTTGTAGAAAAATAACGTTATCTAGCTAAAAAGTACTattactattatatttttttcaatatttcctACTTGCAGTACTGTTATTTGTTGCAGTATTGGTGATAcgtaacatttttataataataattgcactGCTGATTACTAATATTCTACACaacatgaaaaaataaaattaaaagtgatggatttttatgtaattattttacaGGTCGGTAGTGTGCGTCAATTTTTTTAGTGTTAAAAGTTTTAcgtaaaaatgttatttaatataattttgtaaattaaaaaaagatattaaaaaaaattaatttactgatttttgatgttttaattaccgatttacataatataaccattatatatatatatatatatatataacgttAGTTGTAAAGACACAAACAAATATTCCGAGTTCCACACAAATTAATATGGTTTAAATGGTCTTAATACATGTTTTACCATAAAGTAGATTAAAAAAGCAAATAAAGTAGTTCTTTAAATGTATGAACACGAAAATGGCATTTACAACAAgtgtaaaaaaatatgtgtgGCACATTTTACGTGAAGTATGATtgttaaatcataataataaattaagttttgagaAAAATCGGTAAATCAATTTTTAGGATCATATTTATATTAAGGTATTTAACAGAGATTAATTTTAAAAGTGTTTTAAAAGCTTAAGAGGCTGAAAGAAAAGGCTAGGCAAAACTAAGGCTCCCCCAATTTATAGCCTAAGATCCCATGTCATGTCTGGAAGGAGGTATTCAATGAAAGAAGAATACTTTCTAGATAAAATACCTCTCTCAATTTAGTTGTGGGCTCTTAGAGTATATTTCTTCTAGCGTGTAAGCAAACCTGATTACATATGCGATTCATCAACGAGTATTAAATTTTCACTATAACCtcaatttaacaataatttcCATTAAAACCTACGTTTTCGATTATCGATACAtcttaagttttattataactaCGTGAACGATTGGCAGTTGACGTCGACCGTGTTATCCGATCAAGTAAAAATGTCCGTACGCCATAGACAAAACGAGTAGAAATAGAATCGGGTCGTGGCAGTTAACACTGTCATCTTTACAGTTGTATAGTTGATTAGAGAAAATGCAGTACAAAAAATCAATATTGTTTGTGATAGTAATAGAtgattataattttcaaataccTGCAGCAAAATTGATAATATTTACCGTTTCGTTTATGGTGTATCTGTCGGACAAATTTAATAGATCATTTTTCAAGTTTCGCAGACCGCATCATATTACGTTATTAAATCTAAGTTAAAAGCTCAACTTTAACTTACACGTAGATCGATATAAGGTATAGATTGTATAAAACGAGTGGAAAACCTAATAACCTTAATACGATACTGGGCAAAGGGTTATTGTAAAAGGTTAAACAATTCTACACTTAAAGATAGCTTAAAATAGTATGAAGGGTGTCATAGCCGGAAAAAATAATATGCGCAAGAtttatttaactaattaaataataaatagatagatagggCGATCGCATTTTTTTCTTAGAACGATACACTTCTGTTTTTAGAAAGACAAAAATAATCAAGCAGTTAAcaataggtattaaaaattCTTTTGTCTATAAATGTGACTCAGAATTTCTTTTACTAGGCATCATCGATAAATTTACTCGACTACACCATTCTAATAGTTTAGATTCGATTCATATTCGAATCATCTCCTTACAATTTCATTAAAACATTACAACACACcgacaaaacattttttttctaccTAACAAATAGATATGTCATCGAATCACCGTCTTCACTAATGGGGGCAGTGATGTTAAAAATATTCCCTTAATCTATttagttatgtaaataaaaacaataaaatgccTAGCTGAGAAACTCAACGGCCTACTATCAACTTTTTACAAATCACGAAAGTTTTGTTAAATATGCATTAGAATTATTTACCTACGATAAGTTTCTTCGGTCTTGAATTGACACGAAATAATTGTTGATAGTAAACACATTGGTCCATTTTTATGGCGAATTCTATTTAAGGATGATTTTAAAAACTGTAGCATGGAATGGGCAAGACAAACAGGTAGATATACTTTTACGCAAATCAAAATGTAAAATCAGAGCTATTTACATAAAATTTCATATCCACTACGCACATGACAGAATTTCACACGACACAGCCGATTCGTCCTAAAAAGTTTGTTATATTGCATTAATGAAACATGTTTGTTATCACAAAATTTACACTACTAAACGTATTTAACACCCGATATGAAAAATAAACTTCTAATTACAGCTGCAATAACtatttttacacttttacaATATAATGTCGTATAAGATATATCATGTGATGATCAGAGTAAAACATCATAATTGTCGCATAACGTCCTCTAAGCGCACTGAGTCAATTCTAATTTACCAGGACTAGTGCACGAATTCTTCAAGACTTTTATAGCCAGTCCAAattgtatataaaaaaaatattcgtacTTTTTGCAcgtttaagtttaaaaaaaatatatggagCGGTATAAAAACCTGGAAAAGTAGTCCACTAGCTCTTGGTCTATAATAATTACATGTTATATGTATTTTGCTAAATTATGTATTCGGCGGAACAATTAATTAACCggttaatttttaaatagtgTACCATCAcgaaattcttattttttttctgaaatttaAATGCATCGAACTTTTGTTTTTCCAATAATTTAACGTTTATAATGTTccatatttaaaaatagcacGAACAGCAGCGCATAAAAATTCCTTTTTTATCTATGGTAGTAAGATATAAGCTGAACACACATTACTACTAAACGATACATGCACTTGTTACGTATTTTTTGTTTAGTTAAAATCCAAATGACTTTCGCAAGCGCCGAAAATACGGTGTAGGTATGCTGATAACCTCATCTGCATTTTTAACGTACTGAAAAATTAGTTGCGTTTGGCGATGTAATGTGCAGTCTGCTTAAAAGTTCTTTTTTATCTATGGTAGTTAGATATAGGGTTATTCAATAAAGAGTTTATTAAAGATATTTACCCTTCCGATTCACAATCATGTTTGCAATAACTGGTCGCATTCGTAAATATACATCATAAGTAACTTTTCCTAGGCACTGATACGTGATAGCCTCATAAGGTATACAACATTTTGTGAACAAATGTgggttatataatataatcaatttgaGAAAAACTGCGCCTTCTTGTAATTTTAACCCTGCCGTTTTTTCTAATTATATTTAGGtatgaattaatttttaaaagaaagtTCATTTTCCCTTAATATTCATTTAGAAATTGTCAACTTTGTTAAAATGACGTTTTAAACGTTATCTTCATCAAGACATTCATATGATTACTTTGCTTTAGAAATATGCTAAAATCTcaaaattattacaaagttGGCAATGTTTCTAAGTAATCTAACTGTAAAGACCTATAAACCACTCTCCATTAAATCTTAGTAAAGTGCGTTTTACGTCAATTCCATCAACAAATGTCACAATAATATCTACGTAGCcattattcaaattatttatgaaaAGGTCAAAATTAAActgtcattattattatataatatttaaaatattaaaatcatattttattcatgACGTACCTAAAATTATGTTAAATGTGTAGGCTATCAACACTCAACAGTAGTTTAACTATAGGTCTTATGTAGCAATTATACAAACATTAAATGTTGCGTGTTGTTAAaactgtataataatattatgtaggtatgataAACCTATTATGTAAGATAGGCATCGTagttctttttaatttaattttttaatgtgcTACTAGGTATAGGTCACGGTAAATACACGTCAAATATCTACggtacatttttatatttttaagaattttaattgtaggtataacgaatttgtattttgtatggtTTCAATCAGTTATTACTGGgttcaattaaaaaattacaattgttTCCAATTAAACAACAATAGTCATCAATTCTTCAGGCAATTTTAATTTCGATTATGTTGTAGAATTTACcatctaaaatttaaaatacgaaCGATCTGTCACATTTACACAGATTAACAACACGCTTTGATGGAATGTCAAAGGACCATAGACAATTGTTTCTCTAAGGCGATATGCATACACCTACACGGCAGGGTTTGCTAAGGGTTAGTTTAGACGAGTATGTCTCAGCGTCAGTTGGCGTAGTGGTCGAACGATCCGAGGTACTCCAGCGCAGCGCGGTAGCAGAATTCGTACTGGTCCTATGACAAAAAAACACCGATtgtaatacatttttattcgAAGATAAAAAAGAGTTTTATTGTCAAGCGGCCAGTGCGTgcaaacaagtagtccaatctcaATTTACAACagtatcagagtgaactagagtgaggaaactctcgatTTGATCTTGAAATCGACATctatcaaatattaggctaggggtggGGTGACGTGGAATCAAAGCAGTCGTACACCTCGTATTCAGATTGgattacctacttgttttgcacgcactcatcatcatcatgatcaaataaataaataaacccatcgccggcccactactgtaCACGGGTCTCCGACCAGTATGAGaagtttggctatagtccaccacgccggaCATGtccggattggaagacttcacacatttttgagaacattatggagaactgaatattatgcaggtttcctcacgatgttttccttcgcgtTTTGCTGTgtttaaagtaagtgatatttaatttcataaaatgcacataatttCAAAAAGTCAGGAGGCGCGTGCCTGGGACGCGCGACGGACCACTTACGAGGCGGACGGACGACTTAACCAGATAGGCTATTGGGCTATAACGACTGACGCACTCACTATTCTATCTGTACTGTTCGCAATTCACATCTTCCAATTTACTGCGGGGTGAGGGCTTAGAGACACGACCTTTGTACGGTGTAAGCTAAttccattaaaaataattacttagcCGATACGAGGAATTTACAGCTTTCAAAGGCGCGAGGTATTCCCAGCGGAAAGTGAATTCGGGCTAGGGTTGTCACGCGTTTATCGTAGCATATACTAGTTGTTTATgtctaaaatattttgatataatcCTGGAGTagtccaggcctgaaataaagcgataTGGCCGACTATtattggaaggccgaggcgaagccgaAGACTTCTCAAGTAATTTTTATACTAAACTAAGTTAAGACTTTTTGTGATGTGTGTCTTTCTAATGTGGTACTAATAAGGCTTTTTTATTAGCACAATTTTCATATACTTACGTGGAAAAGTGTGAAACTACGATTAAGATTAGTATTTTTTCGGTAAAATTCACTAGAATGAGAAATAATACCATACGTATTTTACGCAAGTGTTTTTTAAAGTCAGGATAAATTATAGAAACAAAACATAAgcgatattataataaatgtgacAACCCTATTTCAGGCCTttataagtaaaattaaattgagCTTCCCCTACTTTTGTAGAAGCAACATTGATTGAAAAAAGATTATTGCTAAGCTGCTGAGTCACTAACAGGTACTCGTATTTATAGATTGTATAATGTTATTATCGCTGTAGAAAATCTTCGTCGGTATTTATTTTAGATCGCGACCGTTGTTGTACCTATTCAAAACTATCAAACGAATGTAGGTCTGATAGTTTTGGTCTAGATGATTTGTGACATAAGTGGAGAAGAAATTATCCATCTTAGTTTCTTCTCCACTTGTGTCACAATCAAGCTCCAATGCCGATTCGATTCTTTAGAATCACAGACCTAGAATAATTCATCTGATAATTTTGAATAGTTTAATGCATTAAACCTTTTCCACCTGGAAAGATAGGATGAAACTTGACTATTCAAATGAATCTTTATCTCATTAAAAATATCATATCTTTAGGTAATTAAACTATTCAAATGAATCTTTCATATCCTTCCAGGTTGAAGGATATGAAAGATTCGTTAAATACCTAATttgtttctacgcggcatcattTCAGCATGCTAAATAATTGTTTGCCTATAAAAGCCGAGTCCGTCTGAATTTGATAGTAGGTAATCCCATCTCAACATTATATTAATTCCTAGGAGTGCGCATAATTACTCATACGCACGAAAGGCGAGTCGAGATAGGAGACGGGAGGCGAGATGTCTATTCACATTATCATTCATCTCGTGTCGTCTTGCACTCGCGCAGTGGCGAATTTATGCGCAGGTTACGTTCTGTTAGTCGTTGATATAGGGGACTAAAGGATGAAAATAGAGTCAGTCGTGTGGCGCCAGACGGCTCAATAATTGTAGTATGTTTCTTGTGTGACTGAGTGAGTGAAATTATAACATTAACTCAAACAGTGGTTATCCTAAAGAAGCCAAAGTAGTCGGCCCAATATGTAATTAAATGCACGGCTAAGACTTCCCTCGTTAAGAGCGTTACCTCAGTTTGCACCATGGCGGGGCGTTGCGTGCGCAGCGTGCGTACGGTCTGGAACACGTCCACTACGCCCTCGTACTGCATGCGCTCGAGCACCGTCGACAGCGTTATGAACACGCCCGTACGGCCGACGCCAGCACTACAAAAAAATTAGTACTAAGTTGGGAAACTAGGAAGACTGATGATCtcaagcgagtcgcagggagctgcttaGATAGGAGCGGTGCAAGATCGTGGTTTGTTTTAATTTCTATAAGACACCTATGTGCAGCAATTTAAGAAATActtaaacgtttttctttttttcttccattctttctttcttcggtTGACGTTTATGTTACAGCGACTTAGTAGAAAAGTAAATAATGCACTGGAGATTACattgattaatattaattactgttGACGGcgttggtcaaaatataacgtTACAAAATCTGCGGCCAAGAAACTCGACAAGTAACGACGACGAGGCTTAGTAAGTTTAGTCTGTAATTTACAAATGcagaataaaatttaaaagggAAACGAATGTTAACACTTACGAACGATACTAATAAGATCCATAATATGGAATATGGATCCTAATACAACTACGACCACGATCCAAACGTGAAAGTAGAAATACATGTTATACTTTGCACAAAACCCACCTGCAGTGTACTGTGATAGGACCATCCTGTCCAAACTGTTCTTTAGTCTTGTGGACTTGGCCGAGGAAGTCGATGAAGCCTTCACCACTCTTGGGCACGCCTTGTTCAGGCCAGTCCGTGAATTGGAACTGACGGACCGTCCTCGACGCCCCGTCGCGAGCGTCTGTGACctgcatcaaaataataataagttaataaattaaaaatttattagcaAAAAAATTGTTACACAAGTTAAATTAACAATTctctaaaataaacttaaatctaaattaaaactaaaaaaccggccaagtgcgagtcaggctcgcgcaatgagggttccttactacagtcgaatgttttttcgacattttcgtttaagaatgtacaggtgaagacctttcatatgataccccacttgatatacctagtcactaacttcgaaagttgaaaattctaattattagttcatgaccacaatttaattttttttgtgtgatctaaccctaaattcacggttttcagatttttccccaaatgtcagctataagacctacctacctgtcaaattttatgattctaggtcaacgggaagtaccctgtaggtttcttgacagacagacggacagacagacagacagacagacagacagacagacagacaacaaagtgatcctataagggttccgtttttccttttgaggtacggaaccctaaaaagaatattttaaattaaaaatgggccgaattgagaaccaccttctttttgaaagtcggttaaaaactaaaataaattaaattgaatctaaaatctcatcgagaccaccgcagcgaggaattgtacccaagatgctggtaGCATTGCCCCTTTGGagggccaaactaattctttgccATCTGTCGGGTCCCCGGATGACTCGATAACCGTTTTTGAAATTTCATCTCGAGCCCTCGGGCCCCATGTCAAAAGGcacaaaatatgaaataaataataatttaaacaggAAGACGAGACGTTATCCACGGTTATGTAAATTACCTTGAATTCTCTCAAGATGTACTGTGGCATATTGTACTCGGCGATAGGATCAACGACAAAGCACTGGTATCGAACAGAGCGGTCCGAAGGCCAATATTGGTGACATTTTTCCtgtaataaaatagtaatattcAAAATGGGTTCAAAAACGTCaagtattaaaattaaagaattagcAGCAACTTACTCTGCCCATCTCCTTCAATTTAGTAAGCATAACGATGATGGTCGAATTGTGCTCCCAAAGCATTCGCCAGAAATCATCTGTCGTATCAGGCAATGGGCCTTGAGTGGCAATGTAGGCGGCCCTATATCTGTATCCATCAACAAACGAAGCATTGATATAATCTGAGCCATCCCGCGGAGTCAAGCAGACTCGGGTAGACTCGTATGGCAAGATGTGCACCAGTCTATTCTTGTGTTTATTGCATGGCAAGCTAGCGGACACAAATCGGCTAGAATCGGCTTTCATATTTGCGAGCTTTTTAAATTCCAATTCCATTCCAGTTATATTCTCGATCGTATCGATTCGCATCAGTTTCTGAATGTGCGAATGCAAATTACGAGCTGGCACTTCGGTGTCTCCGCAAATAACAGCTTCGAGTAAGGCATCATGGATAAAAATGTACTGGTCTTCTGTTTGCACCATGTAGTTTCGTTGAGCTCGTAAACAAGTCACGTGGCCATAGATGTCTACAGTGCGTTCGTGCCTGGCTCTTTCGAGCATAGAGTCGATAACAATAAAGCATCCCGTACGCCCGACTCCAGCAGAGCAGTGCACGACTAAAGGACCGGCATCAGGAGGGTTCAAAGCACGAACACGGCGTAGAAATTGCAAGAAAGGAGCTGGATGATCAGGTACTCCGTGATCGGGCCACGCAGTGAACTGAAGTTGCTTAATTTCTCGACGCTCAGCTCCCCCGTTTCGAGTCACTTGGAATGTTCTAATACAATAAGTGGCAAGTTCCTGAACTTCTGCGATGGTAACCGTCATCATACCATACGACTCGCTGCCTCGGCTTGGCCAATATTGATCGCACTTAATTCTCGTCCTCTCTTCTAACTTTGTCATCATTACTATTGTGGACGTTCGTAGTTCCCAGCACATTCGCCAGAAATCTGCAAACGTTTCTTGAAGTGGCCCTTGTGTGGCGACGTACGCATTATGTTTGCGGTAACCATCACAATAGTTGGCATTAATGTAATCGCTTCCAAGAATTCCATCGATTGGTTGCAGAATGACGCGACTGTGGTCGTATGCAATTACATTGGCGTAGCGGTTCTTGGGCTTATTTACTTCCATGTTAGAGTGATCCCATGTGAATTGTTGACCAGGTTCTATACTCTCATACTCCTGAGAGAATTTCAGGTTGTCATTAGCTTTTAGCCTGTCAATATGTTCAGATAGTTCTGATATTGGGATCGGAGGATGAGAGATCATAGCTGGTGTTTGGAAGTTTAAGCGCCTCATTTCAACTGGATCGGAAGGCGCGCCAAATCCAATATCAGCAGACATTAAGGGTCGCGTAACAGCCGCTTGGTCGGGAGTTTTACAAGGTTGTCTTCTTCTTTTAACAATGAATAACAGTACTAAACATAACGATAGCATCAACGCTGCTATTATTGGACCTATAACCCATACCATTCCAGCCTCTTTTCTGTTCTCTTCTATTCTAATTTCTGGATCTCCATTAATATCTTTGGGATCTGGTCTCCTCGGTTCTTCACCCGGTGGAGCTTCTCGCATATCCAACGATAAGTATTCTGAGAAAGGACTAGATGTATATAAATGCTTTTGAGGAGTATCGACAACAGCTCTAACGAAAACTCTGTATTTCTTATTTAGATTCAGCTTTCTATTGAGGAAGCCTTCGTACATTTCGTCATTACCGAGATGGAAGGTATAAAGAATATTTCTTTGCAAAAACTTGGCAGCAATATACGGCGCATTTTCATCATCTGTCCGagcattatttttaattaaatcttcGGTTAGGAACTGATCTGGGTTTTTATGGTTATGTGCTTTATCATCTGGTACAACAACTAAATAGTAATGTGATATGGGTCCATATTCTTCAGAGGCTTGAGGTAGAATTACGAGTATTTCATTATCGACAACACCGTAAAAGTCTGGTTTAACCATCGGTTTAGGTGCGGCCATTTGAGTAGTCACCGTTATCGTGGTAGGCGGTCTATATGACTTATCATTAGGTATGGCACTTATATTTACATTGTACGTAGTAAATGGCGATAAATCATTAATTGAATATGAAGTCTTATCATGTTTAACAACAATTTCTTTCTTAAAAATTTCTTGAGTTTGAGTCATTCCTAGAGAATCAACAAATTCTTTTATTGCATTATACGAAATCTTATAGCTAACTGGATTCAAACGTAACGGGGGAGACCACGATAGTGTCATGGAATGGGTGGATACATCTTGAGCTCTAAGATGTAAAGGCACTTCTTCGGGCTTGACTTTAACAGTAACTTTTTCCGACAGCCTTCCTAAACCATCAGCAGTCTTCGCCGCTACTGCTATAGCATATTCGGCGAACTTTTCTAGGTTTTCCAAATCAGCAGAATGTGTAACATGAACAGTTTTCTGCTGCCATTCATCTAAATCCTCTACAGGAGTCATAGTGAAGAATATAACATAACCGATAATTTTCTTTCTCGACGGAACAGGCTCCCACCATACTTCCACACCTGATTCTGATGTTGCAACGGCTTTGACTGACATGGGCGCTCTACCGATGTCCCTTTCAGTATGAGCCGTGATATCCTTACTATACGGGCCGGCACCTTGGTCCGTGTAAGCCCTTACTTTGAACACATAATGGGCATCTTCTTCTAAGCCGGTAAACACTGCTTTTGTGTGTTCGGTAGTTTTTTCAATCAGAGACGATTGGTCTCCTCGCTTATAAAATTGGACGTCATACTTTTTTATTTGGCCACTTCTGTCTGCTCTGATTGGTGGTTCCCATCTAATGCTAATAACGTCTGGAGTTTGGAAATGATAGGTAACGTTACTCGGAGGTCCTTTCGGAGCGCCTTCTGGCGTTAGCCAATACTTGATTGTTTCCTGACCGATTCCAATCGGATTCCTTCCTGCTAATCTAAATTCATACTGT
This window harbors:
- the Lar gene encoding tyrosine-protein phosphatase Lar isoform X4; amino-acid sequence: MLFKTASAQTGAGKMRERRRAQHRTAALLTACLFFLSQADAADPPEITIRPRNLQVRANGIAAFYCAARGDPIPNIQWRKNGKRVSSMQSRYQVSGMESAAGPNANGAVLRIEPVRAQRDDATYECVAENGVGDAVTAVATLTVFEADKVPPGFPSIAPPPTTMVVEVGHTATLPCQASGNPSPRVRWLWNSLPLDVASNPRYALLNDKMHGTLQIVKSEEEDQGKFECVAENAIGTEFSKPTSLYVKVRRVAPQFSIPPPARTEVMLGSNLTLKCVAFGSPMPTVKWKKGLTKWLTPEDNPPLGLNTLKLEDIRESANYTCEAASVLGVIETTAEVKVQSLPGPPTEVRASEITATTVRLAWTYSGLEDPQYYVIQYKPKYANQAFSEISGVITQYYSVTNLSPYTEYEMYVIAVNNIGRGPPSSPAVITTGETEPGSAPRNVQVRPLSSSTMVIQWDEPETPNGQVTGYKIFYTSDPSQSLQSWHSQMMDNNHLTTISELTPHTVYTIRVQAFTSVGPGPISAPVQVKTQQGVPSQPSNLVAVEAGETSVTLNWKRPAHAGDNIVSYELYWNDTYAKEHHRKRIPITESYTLNGLYPNTLYYIWLAARSQRGEGATTPPIAVRTKQYVPGAPPMNVTAAAISPTAIRVSWQPPPAERANGRIAYYKLLCVESGRGDSEATVVKLNQTSFVLDELRRWTEYRIWVLAGTSVGDGPASYPVTVRTHEDVPGEPQDVKVISINSTSIHVTWKPPQEKEKNGIIRGYHVHVQELREEGKGLLNDPMRFNVMDDTTLELNVSGLQPDTRYSVQVAALTRKGDGDRSPPVTVKTPGGVPNRPTVNLKIMERDPIVSIEIEWAKPAQTYGDLLGYRLRYGIKDQPLEEINFPGTKVTSHRINDLERGVQYEFRLAGRNPIGIGQETIKYWLTPEGAPKGPPSNVTYHFQTPDVISIRWEPPIRADRSGQIKKYDVQFYKRGDQSSLIEKTTEHTKAVFTGLEEDAHYVFKVRAYTDQGAGPYSKDITAHTERDIGRAPMSVKAVATSESGVEVWWEPVPSRKKIIGYVIFFTMTPVEDLDEWQQKTVHVTHSADLENLEKFAEYAIAVAAKTADGLGRLSEKVTVKVKPEEVPLHLRAQDVSTHSMTLSWSPPLRLNPVSYKISYNAIKEFVDSLGMTQTQEIFKKEIVVKHDKTSYSINDLSPFTTYNVNISAIPNDKSYRPPTTITVTTQMAAPKPMVKPDFYGVVDNEILVILPQASEEYGPISHYYLVVVPDDKAHNHKNPDQFLTEDLIKNNARTDDENAPYIAAKFLQRNILYTFHLGNDEMYEGFLNRKLNLNKKYRVFVRAVVDTPQKHLYTSSPFSEYLSLDMREAPPGEEPRRPDPKDINGDPEIRIEENRKEAGMVWVIGPIIAALMLSLCLVLLFIVKRRRQPCKTPDQAAVTRPLMSADIGFGAPSDPVEMRRLNFQTPAMISHPPIPISELSEHIDRLKANDNLKFSQEYESIEPGQQFTWDHSNMEVNKPKNRYANVIAYDHSRVILQPIDGILGSDYINANYCDGYRKHNAYVATQGPLQETFADFWRMCWELRTSTIVMMTKLEERTRIKCDQYWPSRGSESYGMMTVTIAEVQELATYCIRTFQVTRNGGAERREIKQLQFTAWPDHGVPDHPAPFLQFLRRVRALNPPDAGPLVVHCSAGVGRTGCFIVIDSMLERARHERTVDIYGHVTCLRAQRNYMVQTEDQYIFIHDALLEAVICGDTEVPARNLHSHIQKLMRIDTIENITGMELEFKKLANMKADSSRFVSASLPCNKHKNRLVHILPYESTRVCLTPRDGSDYINASFVDGYRYRAAYIATQGPLPDTTDDFWRMLWEHNSTIIVMLTKLKEMGREKCHQYWPSDRSVRYQCFVVDPIAEYNMPQYILREFKVTDARDGASRTVRQFQFTDWPEQGVPKSGEGFIDFLGQVHKTKEQFGQDGPITVHCSAGVGRTGVFITLSTVLERMQYEGVVDVFQTVRTLRTQRPAMVQTEDQYEFCYRAALEYLGSFDHYAN